In Gaiellales bacterium, the following are encoded in one genomic region:
- a CDS encoding FAD-binding oxidoreductase produces the protein MAQAANPVATSADMPGQHRSMWLHDALAAEPPGSECPPLAGTAHADVVIVGGGYAGLWTALELRDRDPGLDVAIVEADICGGGASGRNGGFVLSWWPKLETLVETYGEDEGLRLAWASDEAVKEIGAFCDDNGIDAHYVHGGWLWVATSRAQVGAWEGSVRACEQLGVDAFERVSDETVAARTGSPVTLAGVFEPNAATVQPALLARGLRRVALERGVRIHEHSPMVALNRGTPATVRTPGGDITAGTVVIATNAWAVGIRELRRVVVPLGSDIAATAPMPERLAEIGWTGGEAISDSHLMVNYYRTTRDGRIAWGKGGGRLAAGGRMARLDVDRRHTAEAARRMRTIYPMVADVPVEHEWSGWVDRSVTGLPVFGRLRSAPHIVYGIGFSGNGVGPTRVGGRILASLAAGREDEWSTCGLVADRHPTFPPEPARYLGSVLVRAAVARKERAEDEGRRPDPVSVRLAGFAPSGYFKISKQPDAS, from the coding sequence ATGGCGCAGGCGGCGAACCCGGTCGCGACCTCGGCGGACATGCCCGGACAGCACCGGTCGATGTGGCTGCACGATGCGCTGGCCGCCGAGCCGCCCGGGTCCGAGTGCCCGCCGCTCGCCGGCACCGCGCATGCTGACGTGGTCATCGTCGGCGGCGGCTACGCCGGTCTCTGGACGGCGCTCGAGCTGCGCGACCGCGACCCGGGGCTCGACGTTGCGATCGTCGAGGCGGACATCTGCGGCGGCGGGGCGAGCGGCCGCAACGGCGGCTTCGTCCTGTCCTGGTGGCCGAAGCTCGAGACGCTGGTCGAGACCTACGGCGAGGACGAGGGGCTGCGGCTGGCGTGGGCGAGCGACGAGGCGGTCAAGGAGATCGGCGCGTTCTGCGACGACAACGGCATCGACGCGCACTACGTCCACGGCGGCTGGCTGTGGGTGGCGACGTCTCGCGCCCAGGTCGGCGCCTGGGAGGGCTCGGTGCGGGCGTGCGAGCAGCTCGGCGTCGACGCGTTCGAGCGAGTCTCCGACGAGACGGTTGCCGCGCGCACCGGGTCGCCTGTCACGCTCGCCGGCGTCTTCGAGCCGAATGCGGCGACGGTGCAGCCGGCCCTGCTCGCGCGGGGCCTGCGGCGGGTGGCGCTCGAGCGTGGCGTGCGCATCCACGAGCACTCCCCCATGGTGGCGCTGAACCGCGGCACGCCGGCAACCGTGCGCACGCCGGGCGGCGACATCACGGCCGGCACGGTCGTGATCGCGACCAACGCCTGGGCGGTCGGCATCCGGGAGCTGCGGCGCGTGGTCGTGCCGCTCGGCAGCGACATCGCCGCCACGGCGCCCATGCCGGAGCGGCTCGCCGAGATCGGGTGGACGGGCGGCGAGGCGATCTCGGACTCGCACCTGATGGTCAACTACTACCGAACGACGCGCGACGGCCGGATCGCCTGGGGCAAGGGCGGCGGCAGGCTGGCCGCGGGCGGGCGGATGGCGCGGCTGGACGTCGACCGCAGGCACACGGCCGAGGCGGCGCGCCGGATGCGCACCATCTATCCGATGGTCGCCGACGTTCCGGTCGAGCACGAGTGGAGCGGCTGGGTCGACCGCAGCGTGACCGGCCTGCCCGTGTTCGGGCGCCTGCGGAGCGCGCCGCACATCGTCTATGGGATCGGCTTCTCCGGCAACGGCGTCGGGCCGACGCGGGTCGGCGGCCGGATCCTGGCATCGCTCGCCGCGGGGCGCGAGGATGAGTGGTCGACATGCGGGCTGGTCGCCGACAGGCACCCGACCTTCCCGCCTGAGCCGGCCCGCTACCTGGGCAGCGTGCTCGTGCGCGCGGCCGTCGCGCGCAAGGAGCGCGCCGAGGACGAGGGTCGCCGGCCGGACCCGGTCTCGGTGCGGCTGGCGGGATTCGCTCCCTCCGGATATTTCAAGATCAGCAAACAGCCGGACGCGTCCTGA
- a CDS encoding hydantoinase/oxoprolinase family protein, whose translation MTGRIGIDVGGTFTDAVIVHDGGVRIAKVRSTPERIEDGFMDALRELTGRASTPASEIGYLAHGSTVATNAIVQRRLARTALITNDGFRDVLTIGTQMRRNVYDLWTPEPAPIVPRALCVGVAGRIDADGREIAPLDEDGVVRAAELLRQEEVEAVAVSLLFSFLNPAHELRIGEILAERLPGVPVSLSSRVAPEVREYIRASTTALNASLLPLLGAYIEAVSGEVEREGVPVPLYLMQTNGGVTPADRAQQLPIGLAASGPAAGVTGGARLAGLVGEESALTFDMGGTTADIGLVLDGRPQVRFSGEAAGMPVNLPQIDVLCIGAGGGSIATVDEFGALRVGPESAGAVPGPAAYGAGGRSATVTDAHVVLGTLSEDGGLAGGIPLDGDRAREAVARSVGEPLGIEAEQAAEAILRIANANMANALRVMSVARGHDPRRFALVAIGGAGPMHACALADELSIPRVVVPRYPGVAAAMGLLATDVRHDLRRSWLRPAAEVAAEELDAELARLEGEANELLATSSADARGHELQYELDMRYRGQAYNLTVPLGPRPVTTASLAAAAQAFEDEHQRLYDYTPEVTDTDIVTLRLRAVARIPDIDWEAVSERPPAAGASQRRVWAGGEWGTWTAVARADLADGDRLDPESIVEQEDTTVVVPAGWHGTVAAAGTLVLERDGAAA comes from the coding sequence GTGACCGGACGCATCGGCATCGACGTCGGGGGCACCTTCACGGATGCCGTGATCGTGCACGACGGCGGCGTCCGCATCGCCAAGGTGCGGTCGACGCCGGAGCGCATCGAGGACGGGTTCATGGACGCGCTGCGCGAGCTGACCGGCCGTGCGTCCACGCCGGCGTCCGAGATCGGCTACCTCGCGCACGGTTCCACCGTGGCCACCAACGCGATCGTCCAGCGCCGCCTGGCGCGGACGGCGCTGATCACCAACGATGGATTTCGCGACGTCCTCACGATTGGCACGCAGATGCGCCGCAACGTCTACGACCTGTGGACGCCGGAGCCCGCGCCGATCGTTCCGCGCGCGCTGTGCGTCGGCGTGGCCGGCCGGATCGATGCCGATGGGCGCGAGATCGCCCCGCTCGACGAGGACGGCGTCGTGCGCGCCGCGGAGCTGCTCCGCCAGGAGGAGGTGGAGGCGGTCGCCGTGTCGCTGCTCTTCTCGTTCCTGAACCCGGCGCACGAGCTGCGGATCGGCGAGATCCTGGCCGAGCGCCTGCCGGGCGTGCCGGTGTCGCTCTCCTCGCGGGTCGCACCCGAGGTGCGCGAGTACATACGCGCCTCCACCACGGCGCTGAACGCATCCCTGCTGCCGCTGCTCGGCGCCTACATCGAAGCGGTGAGCGGCGAGGTCGAGCGGGAGGGCGTGCCCGTGCCGCTCTACCTGATGCAGACCAACGGCGGCGTGACGCCGGCCGACCGGGCGCAGCAGCTCCCGATCGGACTGGCGGCCTCGGGGCCGGCCGCCGGCGTGACCGGCGGCGCGCGCCTCGCCGGGCTGGTCGGCGAGGAGAGCGCATTGACGTTCGACATGGGCGGCACCACGGCCGACATCGGCCTTGTCCTCGACGGCCGGCCGCAGGTGCGCTTCAGCGGCGAGGCGGCCGGCATGCCGGTGAACCTGCCGCAGATCGACGTGCTGTGCATCGGCGCGGGCGGCGGCTCGATCGCGACCGTCGACGAGTTCGGCGCACTGCGCGTGGGACCCGAGAGCGCGGGAGCGGTGCCCGGCCCGGCGGCCTACGGCGCCGGGGGCCGGTCGGCGACGGTCACGGACGCCCACGTGGTGCTGGGCACGCTGAGCGAGGACGGCGGGCTGGCCGGCGGCATCCCGCTCGACGGCGACCGGGCGCGCGAGGCCGTGGCCCGGTCGGTGGGCGAGCCGCTCGGGATCGAGGCCGAGCAGGCCGCCGAGGCGATCCTCCGCATCGCCAACGCGAACATGGCGAATGCGCTGCGTGTCATGTCCGTCGCCCGCGGGCACGATCCGCGGCGGTTCGCGCTCGTTGCCATCGGCGGCGCGGGGCCGATGCATGCGTGCGCGCTGGCCGACGAGCTCAGCATCCCTCGTGTCGTCGTCCCGCGCTACCCCGGCGTGGCGGCCGCCATGGGGCTGCTCGCCACCGACGTCCGCCACGACCTTCGCCGCAGCTGGCTGCGACCGGCCGCCGAGGTGGCCGCGGAGGAGCTGGACGCCGAGCTGGCGCGGCTCGAGGGCGAGGCGAACGAGCTGCTCGCAACGTCGTCGGCCGACGCCCGTGGCCACGAGCTGCAGTACGAGCTGGACATGCGCTATCGCGGACAGGCGTACAACCTCACGGTGCCGCTCGGCCCGCGTCCGGTCACGACGGCATCGCTGGCCGCCGCGGCGCAGGCATTCGAGGACGAGCACCAGCGTCTGTACGACTACACGCCCGAGGTGACCGACACCGACATCGTCACGCTGCGGCTGCGAGCCGTCGCCCGCATCCCCGACATCGACTGGGAGGCCGTGTCCGAGCGTCCGCCCGCCGCCGGCGCGTCGCAGCGCCGCGTCTGGGCAGGTGGCGAGTGGGGCACCTGGACCGCGGTCGCGCGCGCCGACCTGGCTGACGGCGACCGGCTCGACCCCGAGTCGATCGTCGAGCAGGAGGACACGACGGTGGTCGTGCCCGCCGGCTGGCACGGCACGGTCGCAGCCGCGGGAACGCTCGTGCTCGAGCGGGACGGCGCCGCCGCGTGA
- a CDS encoding hydantoinase B/oxoprolinase family protein, with protein MSASATRLDAVTQEILASAFHHIAEEMAVVEYRSSYSPIIREMLDFNCGVFTGDGRMVANSEQIPAQLGLMGFALASVRSRWAEDIAPGDAFITNHPYMGGTHTPDLQVFTPLFAEGRIVAWAGSIAHHIDIGGRFPGTESAQCTELFQEGLIFPAVKFVEAGTRVRAVYDMVGANVRDPASTMGDLDAQLAACRRGMMRLEELAGTHGMGTVCDGMDALLEMTARRAEAAFRSWPQHAVEAEGFLDDQGFEDTPPVRVHAALRVDDGTLVVDLSGSSDEIPSGMNVPISSAHAGTYFAVRSFLGPEVPQNGGLTSRVRVVAREGSIFNPRFPAALSARHLTVQRLADVIVEALGRLLPERDIAGSQVSFPALVFQAVDPRSRRLTLLADILGGGGGARRDAPGEDGIDPYTSNCGILPAEIAELEYPWRIERTELVEDSGGAGRNRGGMGLRRDYRLLADVSDGMYYVEQTVPEFAAKGRDGGGPGAPGSAFVRRAGAGAAEELPGKGYIHLYRGDVLSLVGAGGGGFGAGGQAPPPSRDENEEER; from the coding sequence GTGAGCGCGTCCGCCACCCGCCTCGACGCCGTCACGCAGGAGATCCTGGCCAGCGCCTTCCACCACATCGCCGAGGAGATGGCGGTGGTCGAGTACCGGTCGTCCTACTCACCGATCATCCGCGAGATGCTCGACTTCAACTGCGGCGTGTTCACGGGCGACGGCCGGATGGTCGCGAACTCCGAGCAGATCCCGGCGCAGCTCGGGCTGATGGGCTTCGCGCTGGCATCGGTTCGAAGCCGTTGGGCCGAGGACATCGCGCCCGGCGACGCGTTTATCACCAACCACCCGTACATGGGCGGTACGCACACCCCCGACCTGCAGGTGTTCACACCGCTGTTCGCCGAGGGCCGCATCGTCGCATGGGCGGGCTCGATCGCGCACCACATCGACATCGGAGGGCGCTTCCCCGGCACCGAGAGCGCGCAGTGCACCGAGCTCTTCCAGGAGGGGCTGATCTTCCCGGCCGTCAAGTTCGTCGAGGCGGGGACGAGGGTGCGCGCGGTCTACGACATGGTCGGCGCGAACGTGCGCGACCCCGCGTCGACCATGGGGGATCTGGACGCCCAGCTCGCCGCCTGCCGGCGCGGGATGATGCGGCTCGAGGAGCTGGCCGGGACGCACGGCATGGGAACGGTCTGCGACGGCATGGACGCGCTGCTCGAGATGACGGCGCGGCGTGCCGAGGCAGCGTTCCGCTCCTGGCCGCAGCACGCCGTCGAGGCCGAGGGGTTCCTCGACGACCAGGGCTTCGAGGACACGCCGCCCGTGCGCGTGCATGCGGCGCTGCGCGTGGACGACGGGACGCTGGTCGTCGACCTGAGCGGCTCGAGCGACGAGATCCCCTCCGGAATGAACGTGCCGATCTCGAGCGCCCATGCCGGCACCTACTTCGCCGTCCGCTCCTTTCTTGGGCCGGAGGTTCCGCAGAACGGCGGCCTCACCAGCCGGGTGCGGGTGGTCGCCCGCGAGGGAAGCATCTTCAACCCGCGGTTCCCGGCCGCGCTGAGCGCCCGGCACCTGACCGTGCAGCGGCTCGCCGACGTGATCGTCGAGGCGCTCGGCAGGCTGCTGCCCGAGCGGGACATCGCCGGCAGCCAGGTGTCGTTTCCGGCGCTTGTGTTCCAGGCGGTCGACCCCCGCTCCCGGCGGCTGACGCTGCTTGCGGACATCCTCGGCGGCGGCGGAGGTGCGCGCCGCGATGCCCCCGGCGAGGACGGCATCGATCCCTACACCTCGAACTGCGGCATCCTGCCTGCCGAGATCGCGGAGCTCGAGTACCCGTGGCGGATCGAGAGGACCGAGCTGGTCGAGGACTCCGGCGGTGCGGGGCGCAACCGCGGCGGCATGGGGCTGCGTCGAGACTACCGGCTGCTCGCCGACGTCTCGGACGGCATGTACTACGTCGAGCAGACGGTGCCCGAGTTCGCGGCGAAGGGCCGCGACGGCGGGGGCCCGGGCGCGCCCGGCAGCGCCTTCGTGCGGCGGGCGGGCGCCGGGGCGGCCGAGGAGCTTCCCGGCAAGGGATACATCCACCTCTACCGCGGCGACGTGCTGTCGCTCGTGGGCGCGGGCGGCGGTGGCTTCGGGGCGGGCGGCCAGGCGCCCCCGCCGTCACGCGACGAGAACGAGGAGGAGCGATGA
- a CDS encoding branched-chain amino acid ABC transporter substrate-binding protein, which yields MSRKSFLQGTAGAGVGGLLVGGGVGYAVGNSGSSSSSSNGGGGGKSKGSLKIGSASPITGPFAGDGKEMVRGQEMAVAELNANGGVAGYQLELVKLDSKDQSPDVMKTVLQNLVSQNVAAVFMPFCSYTSVEFPIVKAKKVPTFHVNTWHGNVDWVAQNGATNIFQGDPSELSYGSGIVSVMDTLQANGAWTPSSKSAFVVTSNDPYSLNIAKSFQTEITKKGWDVKGFEQFTVPQANWGGVLVKIRDANPGVIVFSDYAAGDEAAFIKQFAQNPTQSLVYQQYAPSIPQYLQLAGDAANGVIWSTVVGILQNDPIAQPFIDAFTKKFGEGPGFSNAGDQYDLVKIWAQAVGAVGDPYDFDRVNAHIKTTPYRGVCGAYTFDREGLTCIPYPDDTADPSIGMAHLTFQIQDGKQIAISPAPYTTGEFQLPSWLA from the coding sequence ATGAGCCGCAAGAGCTTCCTGCAGGGCACGGCCGGCGCGGGGGTGGGCGGGCTGCTGGTCGGCGGAGGGGTCGGCTATGCGGTCGGCAACTCCGGATCGTCGTCCAGCAGCTCGAACGGGGGCGGCGGAGGGAAGAGCAAGGGGTCACTCAAGATCGGCTCGGCAAGCCCCATCACCGGCCCGTTCGCCGGCGACGGCAAGGAGATGGTCCGCGGCCAGGAGATGGCGGTCGCGGAGCTGAACGCGAACGGCGGCGTCGCCGGCTACCAGCTCGAGCTCGTCAAGCTCGACAGCAAGGACCAGTCGCCGGACGTGATGAAGACCGTGCTGCAGAACCTCGTCTCGCAGAACGTGGCCGCGGTGTTCATGCCGTTCTGCTCGTACACGTCGGTCGAGTTCCCCATCGTCAAGGCCAAGAAGGTGCCGACCTTCCACGTCAACACCTGGCACGGCAACGTCGACTGGGTGGCGCAGAACGGCGCGACGAACATCTTCCAGGGCGACCCCAGCGAGCTGTCCTACGGCTCCGGCATCGTCAGCGTTATGGACACGCTCCAGGCAAACGGCGCCTGGACGCCCAGTTCGAAGAGCGCGTTCGTCGTCACCTCGAACGACCCGTACAGCCTGAACATCGCCAAGAGCTTCCAGACCGAGATCACGAAGAAGGGCTGGGACGTGAAGGGCTTCGAGCAGTTCACGGTGCCCCAGGCCAACTGGGGCGGCGTGCTGGTCAAGATCCGCGACGCCAATCCGGGCGTGATCGTGTTCTCCGACTACGCCGCCGGCGACGAGGCCGCTTTCATCAAGCAGTTCGCGCAGAACCCGACCCAGTCGCTGGTCTATCAGCAGTACGCGCCCTCGATCCCGCAGTACCTGCAGCTCGCCGGGGACGCGGCCAACGGCGTGATCTGGTCGACGGTGGTGGGCATCCTGCAGAACGACCCGATCGCGCAGCCGTTCATCGACGCCTTCACGAAGAAGTTCGGCGAGGGGCCGGGATTCTCCAACGCCGGCGACCAGTACGACCTCGTCAAGATCTGGGCGCAGGCGGTGGGCGCGGTCGGCGATCCGTATGACTTCGACCGCGTCAACGCCCACATCAAGACGACGCCGTACCGCGGTGTCTGCGGTGCATACACCTTCGATCGCGAGGGGCTGACGTGCATCCCCTACCCGGACGACACCGCCGACCCGTCGATCGGGATGGCGCACCTGACGTTCCAGATCCAGGACGGCAAGCAGATCGCCATCTCGCCGGCCCCGTACACGACCGGGGAGTTCCAGCTCCCGTCCTGGCTGGCGTGA
- a CDS encoding ATP-binding cassette domain-containing protein gives MSAEPVPAQPALEVVNVSKLYGGLRAVADVSFSVASGEVLGIAGPNGAGKTTLFDTITGHTIASGGDMYLAGTRIRGTKIHHRCRLGLARTFQHPVAADTLTALENAYLAASFRRGRERRSRSGDVAAARDALELVGIGHQADTVASLLPVYDRKRLMLATALATNPSVLLLDEPFGGLNPQEIDESIGLLKRLRGGGLAIVCIEHVMRALVALADRVLVMHHGAELFLGTPGEMMKDRNVVEVYLGASGGAA, from the coding sequence GTGAGCGCAGAGCCCGTGCCCGCGCAGCCCGCCCTCGAGGTGGTCAACGTCTCGAAGCTCTACGGCGGGCTGCGCGCGGTCGCGGACGTCTCGTTCTCTGTCGCTTCGGGCGAGGTGCTCGGCATCGCCGGGCCGAACGGCGCCGGCAAGACGACGCTGTTCGACACGATCACCGGCCACACGATCGCGTCGGGCGGCGACATGTACCTGGCCGGCACCCGCATCCGGGGCACCAAGATCCATCATCGGTGCCGGCTCGGGCTCGCGCGCACGTTCCAGCACCCGGTCGCGGCCGACACGCTGACCGCGCTGGAGAACGCGTACCTGGCCGCGAGCTTCCGGCGCGGCCGGGAGCGCCGGTCGCGGTCGGGAGACGTGGCCGCGGCGCGGGACGCGCTCGAGCTGGTCGGGATCGGGCACCAGGCCGATACCGTCGCCTCGCTGCTTCCTGTCTACGACCGCAAGCGGTTGATGCTGGCCACGGCGCTCGCCACCAACCCATCGGTGCTCCTGCTCGACGAGCCGTTCGGCGGGCTCAACCCGCAGGAGATCGACGAGTCGATCGGCCTGCTCAAGCGGCTGCGTGGCGGCGGCCTGGCGATCGTCTGCATCGAGCACGTGATGCGCGCGCTCGTGGCCCTCGCCGACCGGGTATTGGTGATGCACCACGGCGCTGAGCTCTTCCTCGGGACGCCCGGCGAGATGATGAAGGACCGCAACGTGGTCGAGGTCTACCTGGGTGCGAGCGGAGGTGCGGCGTGA
- a CDS encoding ABC transporter ATP-binding protein, translated as MSDALLDVRGLQAGYDRSVVVHDLDLTVGRGETAVVIGPNGHGKTTMLRAISGLIAPSAGEVTLDGERIDGRSADRIANLGVVHIMQGDGLFPEMTVEENLLMGAFLGRSWRDRRAALARVYDGLSIVREKRAQKARTLSGGERRLVGLGRGMMRPARLMLIDEPSLGLAPVAIEAVYAALAALREESEAAVVLIEENFTHIGVIADVVHVLEAGTIVRSGSYAELSSDRTVVETYLGALPEAGR; from the coding sequence GTGAGCGATGCGCTGCTCGACGTCCGCGGGTTGCAGGCCGGCTACGACCGGTCGGTGGTCGTGCACGATCTCGACCTGACGGTCGGCCGGGGGGAGACCGCCGTGGTGATCGGCCCCAACGGCCACGGCAAGACCACGATGCTCCGGGCGATCTCCGGGCTGATCGCGCCGTCGGCCGGCGAGGTGACGCTCGACGGCGAGCGGATCGACGGCCGGTCCGCCGACCGGATCGCGAACCTGGGCGTCGTCCACATCATGCAGGGCGACGGCCTGTTCCCGGAGATGACGGTCGAGGAGAACCTGCTGATGGGCGCGTTCCTCGGCCGCTCGTGGCGCGACCGCCGCGCAGCCTTGGCCCGCGTGTACGACGGGCTGTCGATCGTGCGCGAGAAGCGGGCGCAGAAGGCGCGGACGCTCTCGGGCGGCGAGCGGCGGCTGGTCGGCCTGGGCCGCGGGATGATGCGCCCGGCCCGGCTGATGCTGATCGACGAGCCGTCGCTCGGCCTGGCTCCTGTCGCGATCGAGGCCGTCTACGCCGCGCTCGCCGCGCTGCGCGAGGAGTCGGAGGCGGCCGTGGTGCTGATCGAGGAGAACTTCACGCACATCGGCGTGATCGCGGACGTCGTCCACGTGCTCGAGGCGGGAACGATCGTTCGCAGCGGGAGCTACGCCGAGCTCTCGAGCGACCGCACGGTGGTCGAGACGTACCTGGGCGCGCTGCCGGAGGCCGGCCGGTGA
- a CDS encoding branched-chain amino acid ABC transporter permease, with amino-acid sequence MSDIVAILANGLVYGSIFGLVAIGMTLIYGTLRILDMSQGSMVMAGSYVGWWALATHGFNPVVALVAAFVLTFILGTVTELISVQPLLGRGKEVDLEMVTFITTFAVAILITNVALQHFGPFQKNVPPIVSGDLKLVSGVRISYHELTMAGVSVVLMSALGLFLARTRWGLAIRAVAQDLDASRSLGVPVTRLYPLTMGLASALAGVGGVFLGALYFASPTAGDLPLLEALIVVVLGGLGSLSGTLYAAYLVGLMQAFCEVEIGTTWTLTVLYAAILAILLVRPNGLKGSPSEARL; translated from the coding sequence GTGAGCGACATCGTCGCCATCCTGGCAAACGGCCTCGTCTACGGATCGATCTTCGGGCTGGTGGCGATCGGCATGACGCTGATCTACGGGACGCTGCGGATCCTCGACATGTCGCAGGGCTCGATGGTGATGGCCGGCAGCTACGTCGGCTGGTGGGCGCTCGCGACGCACGGGTTCAACCCGGTGGTCGCGCTGGTCGCGGCATTCGTCCTCACGTTCATCCTGGGGACGGTGACCGAGCTGATCTCGGTGCAGCCGCTGCTCGGCCGGGGGAAGGAGGTCGACCTCGAGATGGTCACCTTCATCACCACGTTCGCGGTTGCCATCCTGATCACGAACGTCGCGCTTCAGCACTTCGGCCCGTTCCAGAAGAACGTGCCGCCGATCGTCAGCGGCGACCTGAAACTCGTGAGCGGTGTGCGCATCAGCTACCACGAGCTGACGATGGCCGGCGTCTCGGTCGTCCTGATGAGCGCGCTCGGCCTGTTCCTCGCGCGGACGAGGTGGGGGCTCGCGATCCGCGCCGTCGCCCAGGATCTGGACGCCTCGCGGTCGCTCGGCGTGCCGGTCACGCGGCTGTACCCGCTGACGATGGGCCTCGCCTCGGCGCTGGCCGGCGTCGGTGGGGTGTTCCTGGGGGCGCTCTACTTCGCGTCGCCGACGGCGGGCGACCTGCCGCTGCTCGAGGCGCTGATCGTCGTCGTCCTGGGCGGCCTGGGCAGCCTCAGCGGCACGCTCTACGCCGCGTACCTGGTCGGCCTGATGCAGGCGTTCTGCGAGGTCGAGATCGGGACGACCTGGACGCTGACCGTGCTCTATGCGGCGATCCTGGCCATCCTGCTCGTGCGGCCGAACGGGCTGAAGGGCAGCCCGAGCGAGGCGCGCCTGTGA
- a CDS encoding branched-chain amino acid ABC transporter permease, with translation MIGGLGSLSAGRWALIGVAVALAAVFPLAYTDPYYMTIIVTAEIVLVLNISWNFILGMAGVWNFGQLAIYALGAYGCGWVMLHETGLPVAVAILAGGLLSAGVSLLLAFPTLRLFGIYTSLLTFSFAQVVDYTAVNDPHGLTGGSFGYPAVPGLFPNYGQEAYLRAYYWVCLGVIVASCFAVAWLRQSQLGYALRSARDAPAYTAARGIDLRAARVAAFGLSGFLAGIAGALYLCFQQSFTTSQMGLTPMSIDVTMLVIGGLGTVTGPIIGTVLVTAIQTKLINYPGWQLTVLGAVLLVIVVFVPGGFVGVFSRISRRVGAWVGEEDDVPPGDPEPDQRLVA, from the coding sequence GTGATCGGTGGGCTGGGATCGCTGAGCGCCGGGCGCTGGGCGCTGATCGGCGTCGCGGTCGCCCTCGCGGCGGTGTTCCCGCTCGCCTACACGGATCCGTACTACATGACGATCATCGTCACCGCCGAGATCGTGCTCGTCCTGAACATCTCCTGGAACTTCATCCTCGGGATGGCGGGCGTCTGGAACTTCGGCCAGCTGGCGATCTACGCGCTCGGCGCCTACGGATGCGGCTGGGTGATGCTGCACGAGACCGGGCTGCCGGTCGCCGTCGCGATCCTGGCCGGCGGCCTGCTGAGCGCCGGGGTGTCGCTGCTGCTGGCGTTTCCGACGCTGCGGCTGTTCGGCATCTACACGTCGCTGCTGACCTTCTCGTTCGCCCAGGTGGTCGATTACACGGCGGTGAACGACCCGCACGGGCTGACGGGCGGCTCGTTCGGATATCCGGCCGTTCCCGGGCTGTTCCCGAACTACGGCCAGGAGGCGTACCTGCGGGCGTACTACTGGGTCTGCCTCGGGGTGATCGTCGCGTCCTGCTTCGCCGTCGCCTGGCTGCGGCAGTCGCAGCTGGGATACGCCCTGCGGTCCGCGCGCGACGCACCCGCCTACACCGCGGCGCGCGGGATCGACCTGCGCGCGGCGCGGGTGGCGGCGTTCGGGCTGTCCGGGTTCCTCGCCGGGATCGCGGGTGCGCTCTACCTGTGCTTCCAGCAGTCGTTCACGACCAGCCAGATGGGGCTGACGCCGATGTCGATCGACGTCACCATGCTGGTGATCGGCGGGCTCGGCACGGTCACTGGGCCGATCATCGGCACGGTGCTGGTGACGGCGATCCAGACCAAGCTGATCAACTACCCGGGCTGGCAGCTGACGGTGCTGGGCGCGGTGCTGCTGGTGATCGTGGTGTTCGTGCCGGGCGGGTTCGTCGGCGTGTTCAGCCGCATCAGCAGGCGGGTGGGCGCCTGGGTCGGCGAGGAGGACGATGTCCCGCCGGGCGATCCCGAGCCGGACCAGCGGCTCGTCGCCTGA
- a CDS encoding SDR family NAD(P)-dependent oxidoreductase gives MSTGLVAHGRRALVTGGGSGIGAATAELLRERGAHVVTVDLTGGDIAADVRDEASVAAAVSTAAERLGCAPDVVVTAAGIYRIAPALSLDAAEWDEVLETNLRGTFLTAREAARAMAAAGSGGAIVTIASTAALQPDAGEPTAHYNASKAGVVALTRQLAVELAPHRIRVNTVCPGVIDTPMLRAMDDPEAGERFVRESVPLQRLGTARDVAETIAFLASDAAAYITGVALPVDGGLSL, from the coding sequence GTGAGCACCGGCCTGGTGGCACACGGCCGGCGGGCGCTCGTCACCGGCGGCGGGTCGGGGATCGGCGCCGCCACGGCCGAGCTGCTCCGCGAGCGCGGCGCGCACGTGGTCACCGTCGACCTGACCGGGGGCGACATCGCGGCCGATGTGCGTGACGAGGCCTCCGTCGCAGCCGCGGTGTCCACGGCCGCCGAGCGGCTCGGGTGCGCCCCCGACGTGGTCGTCACGGCGGCCGGGATCTACCGCATCGCTCCGGCGCTGTCGCTCGACGCCGCCGAGTGGGACGAGGTGCTCGAGACCAACCTCCGTGGCACCTTCCTGACCGCCCGCGAGGCGGCCAGGGCCATGGCCGCCGCGGGCAGCGGCGGTGCCATCGTCACCATCGCGTCGACCGCCGCGCTCCAGCCAGACGCCGGCGAGCCGACCGCCCACTACAACGCCAGCAAGGCGGGTGTCGTCGCGCTCACCCGGCAGCTCGCCGTCGAGCTTGCCCCCCACCGCATCCGCGTGAACACCGTCTGCCCGGGCGTCATCGACACGCCGATGCTCCGTGCCATGGACGACCCGGAGGCGGGCGAGCGGTTCGTCCGCGAGTCGGTCCCGCTCCAGCGCCTCGGCACCGCCCGCGACGTCGCCGAGACGATCGCGTTCCTCGCCTCGGATGCCGCCGCCTACATCACCGGCGTCGCGCTTCCCGTCGACGGCGGACTCAGCCTCTGA